Proteins co-encoded in one Brassica oleracea var. oleracea cultivar TO1000 chromosome C4, BOL, whole genome shotgun sequence genomic window:
- the LOC106338407 gene encoding uncharacterized mitochondrial protein AtMg00810-like, translating into MQRFYAYAERQFKLPLQKVRSDNGTEFMCLREFFQEKGIVHQTSCVDTPQQNGRVERKHRHILNVARALLFQSSMPVEFWGEAISTATVRSLLRVVAGKGWIVDQMDVHNAFLHGDLKEEVYMKLPQGFKCSDPSKVLRLHKAVYGLRQAPRCWFAKLTDALKKYGFKHSYADYSLFIYSRKGIELRVLIYVDDLLVCGNDVKFVNKFKDYLSECFHMKDLGKLKYFLGIEVGRGDEGFMLTQRKYALDLIADVGLLGSKPTATPMEQQHKLALDTSPFIRDAEQYRRLIGRLIYLTITRPNISYSVHILSQFMKAPREMQWDAALRVVKYLKGTAGQGIMLSSKSELNLSVYCDADWSACPVTRRSLSAYVTLVGDSPVSWKTKKQSVVSHSSAEAEYRSMAQATREV; encoded by the exons ATGCAGCGGTTTTATGCTTATGCGGAGAGACAATTCAAACTGCCGCTTCAAAAGGTCAGGAGTGATAATGGCACGGAATTCATGTGTCTCAGAGAGTTCTTTCAGGAGAAAGGGATCGTGCACCAAACAAGCTGTGTTGACACACCTCAACAAAACGGGAGAGTGGAGAGAAAGCATAGACATATCTTGAATGTGGCAAGAGCATTGTTGTTTCAATCTAGTATGCCGGTTGAGTTTTGGGGTGAGGCGATCTCCACGGCTAC AGTGCGGAGTTTGCTGCGTGTGGTTGCTGGAAAAGGTTGGATTGTGGATCAAATGGATGTGCACAATGCCTTCTTACATGGAGATCTTAAAGAAGAGGTGTACATGAAGCTACCTCAAGGTTTCAAGTGTTCTGATCCCAGCAAGGTGCTCAGATTGCATAAGGCGGTTTATGGTCTGAGACAAGCTCCACGATGTTGGTTTGCTAAGCTTACTGATGCACTCAAGAAGTATGGTTTTAAGCATTCTTATGCCGACTACTCATTGTTCATATACTCAAGGAAAGGTATAGAACTCAGGGTATTGATCTATGTTGACGATCTGTTGGTTTGTGGCAACGACGTAAAGTTTGTGAACAAGTTCAAAGACTACTTAAGTGAGTGTTTTCATATGAAGGACTTGGGTAAATTGAAGTATTTTCTTGGCATTGAAGTGGGTCGTGGTGATGAAGGGTTTATGCTGACACAGAGGAAGTACGCATTAGATTTGATTGCAGATGTTGGTCTACTTGGTTCGAAGCCAACCGCAACTCCAATGGAGCAACAACACAAACTGGCGCTTGATACGAGTCCGTTTATACGCGACGCTGAGCAGTACAGAAGATTGATAGGGCGCTTGATCTATTTGACAATAACACGCCCAAACATTTCATATTCAGTACATATACTGTCTCAGTTCATGAAAGCGCCGAGAGAGATGCAATGGGACGCTGCTCTACGTGTTGTGAAATACCTTAAAGGAACAGCTGGTCAGGGGATAATGTTAAGCTCGAAAAGTGAATTAAATCTGTCGGTGTATTGTGATGCTGACTGGTCGGCATGTCCAGTTACGAGAAGATCTTTGAGTGCATATGTCACTTTAGTGGGAGATTCACCAGTGTCATGGAAAACAAAGAAACAAAGTGTGGTGTCTCACTCATCGGCTGAAGCAGAGTATAGATCCATGGCTCAAGCAACCAGGGAAGTTTAA
- the LOC106338409 gene encoding uncharacterized protein At3g43530-like translates to MNHLKGEVTKDAVSFPGFIVPLEILAFECIPALGKEFRIYQKNPCADCPRMCKSRFTKTSMRGYPLEDIYRALGDTKTIHSVLEPNIGEEMLLARIIDLEREYDRQGSPSETWNHWLTVKQKSIWWEELYDLDQAARVFTKKKDKEKVTFAEASSSDSSLQGLENRLLDFMGEAFVGLNFTVETKLEAVDLRLGGIEKNQRLLRCRAKKIEKI, encoded by the exons ATGAACCATTTAAAGGGAGAAGTGACAAAAGATGCAGTCTCCTTTCCTGGTTTCATAGTCCCCTTAGAG ATTCTGGCTTTTGAGTGTATTCCTGCTCTGGGGAAAGAGTTTAGAATCTATCAAAAGAATCCTTGTGCGGACTGTCCAAGGATGTGCAAGAGCCGGTTTACAAAGACCAGTATGAGGGGCTATCCTTTGGAAGACATATACCGAGCGCTTGGAGACACAAAG ACTATTCACAGTGTGTTGGAACCAAATATTGGTGAGGAAATGTTGTTGGCTCGTATCATTGACTTGGAACGAGAGTATGACCGTCAGGGCAGCCCAAGCGAGACTTGGAACCACTGGTTAACTGTGAAGCAGAAGAGTATTTGGTGGGAAGAGCTGTATGATTTAGATCAAGCTGCACGAGTGTTTACAAAAAAGAAGGACAAAGAAAAGGTGACGTTTGCAGAAGCATCATCCTCTGATTCGAGCTTGCAAGGTCTGGAAAATAGGCTTTTGGATTTCATGGGAGAAGCATTTGTTGGACTTAACTTTACGGTGGAGACAAAGCTGGAGGCTGTTGATTTGAGGCTGGGTGGAATTGAAAAGAACCAGCGGCTGTTGAGATGCAGGGCTAAAAAAATAGAAAAAATTTAA
- the LOC106338408 gene encoding uncharacterized protein At3g43530-like has protein sequence MQPPQPLELYFKSSEFTKICKIQTKCYVSATVKVIKETLKKDQAEWFTSHSQFRHFFHMPEEPNLKLQGMWMLLLHTICTPEDDVAWFAVNGVPIRYSMREHALISGLDCTEYPRKYKKIGGHEFVNYYFHDIEKITITDVKQKLLSMPDCPDKLKMAVLFFLGTVIRGKPRYEGNLDSFILRMVDDLDACKTFPWGRLTF, from the coding sequence ATGCAACCACCGCAACCCCTTGAGTTATACTTCAAAAGCAGTGAGTTCACGAAGATTTGCAAGATACAAACCAAGTGCTATGTGAGCGCGACAGTAAAAGTCATCAAGGAGACGCTTAAGAAGGATCAGGCCGAATGGTTCACGAGCCATTCCCAGTTTCGACATTTCTTTCACATGCCAGAGGAACCAAACCTGAAGCTCCAAGGGATGTGGATGTTACTCCTGCACACCATTTGTACTCCAGAAGATGATGTTGCATGGTTTGCGGTTAATGGTGTACCCATCCGCTATTCTATGAGGGAGCACGCCCTCATCTCTGGCTTAGACTGCACTGAGTATCCGAGAAAATATAAGAAGATCGGGGGTCATGAGTTCGTGAATTACTACTTCCATGACATAGAGAAGATCACCATCACTGATGTGAAGCAGAAGCTGTTGTCTATGCCGGATTGTCCAGATAAATTGAAGATGGCTGTCTTGTTTTTCCTTGGTACTGTTATCAGAGGAAAGCCAAGGTATGAGGGAAATTTAGACTCCTTCATATTGAGGATGGTGGATGATTTGGATGCTTGCAAAACATTTCCCTGGGGTCGTCTAACATTTTAA